From a single Bryobacter aggregatus MPL3 genomic region:
- a CDS encoding cation diffusion facilitator family transporter, which translates to MAPDTPLALRIARVSVVAGLCLATLKISVGYWANSLAVIADGIESAGDVVASVILWLGLRFSAEPADENHPYGHGRVEILAGQAIGAFLITSGAILGWQTILHLQQPQSIPRPLALVTVFFSIGVKLFLARWKMRAARRFLSAALEADAANDWLDVLSGVVAICAVALNYWQPQRFPHADSVGSILIAALVIVLGFKVLRDSSWELLDTMPSAEVLAEIRACALSVPGALGIEKCRARKTGLQYHVDLHLEVQPDITVDSAHTISGKVRSAIRQSIPWVADVLIHIEPAPEQNKN; encoded by the coding sequence ATGGCTCCAGACACCCCATTGGCACTTCGGATTGCACGCGTCAGCGTGGTTGCCGGGCTCTGTCTTGCCACCCTCAAGATCAGCGTCGGGTATTGGGCAAATTCGCTCGCCGTGATTGCGGACGGCATTGAGAGTGCCGGGGATGTGGTCGCGTCGGTGATCCTCTGGCTGGGACTCCGATTCTCCGCAGAACCCGCCGACGAGAATCACCCCTATGGCCATGGGCGGGTGGAGATTCTGGCAGGGCAAGCGATCGGAGCCTTTCTCATTACCAGCGGCGCCATTCTCGGCTGGCAAACGATTCTGCATCTGCAGCAACCGCAATCGATCCCCCGTCCGTTGGCGCTCGTAACCGTCTTTTTCTCGATTGGAGTGAAGCTGTTTTTAGCCCGCTGGAAAATGCGGGCGGCGCGGCGCTTTCTTTCCGCTGCGCTCGAGGCCGACGCGGCGAACGACTGGCTGGACGTGTTGTCGGGTGTGGTCGCCATTTGCGCCGTCGCGCTGAACTATTGGCAGCCCCAACGCTTCCCGCATGCCGATTCGGTAGGGAGCATTCTCATCGCCGCGCTGGTCATCGTGCTCGGCTTTAAGGTGCTGCGCGATTCGAGCTGGGAATTGCTCGATACGATGCCATCCGCCGAAGTGCTGGCCGAGATCCGCGCCTGCGCCCTCAGCGTCCCCGGCGCTCTGGGCATCGAGAAGTGCCGGGCCCGCAAGACGGGTTTGCAGTACCACGTCGACCTGCATCTGGAGGTGCAGCCGGACATCACCGTGGACAGCGCACACACGATCAGCGGCAAAGTCCGCAGCGCAATTCGGCAGTCGATTCCCTGGGTGGCCGACGTCCTGATTCACATTGAACCCGCTCCAGAGCAGAATAAAAACTAA
- a CDS encoding helix-turn-helix domain-containing protein: MKLTTITLTAGWRLVLDKLMYYSGKEDTAKHMQSLGVKLRLERERQKIGIQKIAEDTRIAQRYLEAIEADDLASLPGEFFYRAFVRQYSKYIGWDPDETEKMISLVSSVPSFEAAAPIAASSSTSLSVARDPQISALRESLKDKPMRDAQEPGLSKAWIAFATVIIVACGGYFAWRNFPAATGTATVAASAAPVAEQPAPKTAAPPVVQTAQTEAPKPPEPVPQAPQQPVTAKPAEGQFNLTLRAKETTWIRITSDGAKTFGGTLDAGQERSINARMAEIIIGNAGTLDVIYNGQLLHIGNKGEVKTLLINSEGWKFKPKAPPAEPSSTTGNGSPGASAPGSF; this comes from the coding sequence TTGAAGTTAACAACAATCACACTCACTGCGGGATGGAGACTTGTCCTCGACAAACTCATGTATTATAGCGGTAAGGAAGACACCGCAAAGCACATGCAAAGCTTGGGCGTGAAGCTGCGCTTAGAACGGGAGCGGCAGAAGATCGGCATTCAGAAGATTGCCGAGGATACTCGAATCGCCCAGCGATACCTGGAAGCGATCGAGGCGGACGACTTGGCGTCCTTACCTGGAGAGTTCTTCTACCGCGCGTTCGTGCGCCAATATTCGAAGTACATCGGCTGGGATCCGGATGAGACGGAGAAGATGATTTCGCTGGTGAGTTCCGTCCCCAGTTTTGAGGCTGCCGCACCTATTGCCGCCTCCTCATCGACCTCATTGTCTGTCGCACGGGATCCACAGATCAGTGCATTGCGCGAATCGCTGAAGGACAAACCGATGCGGGATGCGCAGGAGCCCGGATTATCCAAAGCCTGGATCGCGTTTGCCACTGTGATTATTGTGGCCTGCGGAGGATACTTCGCCTGGAGAAATTTCCCGGCAGCAACAGGCACGGCGACAGTAGCGGCGAGTGCGGCTCCCGTTGCCGAGCAGCCCGCGCCTAAGACTGCTGCGCCGCCCGTGGTGCAGACAGCGCAGACGGAAGCTCCCAAGCCCCCAGAACCAGTGCCCCAGGCCCCCCAGCAGCCTGTGACGGCCAAACCGGCGGAAGGACAATTCAACCTGACCCTGCGCGCGAAGGAGACTACCTGGATTCGCATCACTTCCGATGGAGCCAAGACCTTTGGCGGCACCCTCGACGCAGGCCAGGAACGCTCGATCAATGCCCGCATGGCTGAGATCATCATCGGGAATGCCGGCACTCTGGACGTCATCTACAACGGCCAGTTGCTGCATATCGGAAACAAAGGCGAAGTGAAGACGCTGCTGATCAATAGCGAAGGTTGGAAGTTCAAGCCGAAGGCGCCGCCAGCAGAACCGTCTTCAACCACCGGTAACGGTTCCCCGGGTGCTTCTGCGCCGGGTTCGTTCTAA
- the rph gene encoding ribonuclease PH — protein sequence MTRLDGRQAAQLRPVKLTTDYLLTAEGSVVIEVGHTRVLCAATLEDGVPGFLRGKGSGWVTAEYSMLPRATISRTAREVVKGRQSGRTLEIQRLIGRSLRAVMDMSALGERTLTLDCDVLQADGGTRTAAITGAYVAMSIAVGKLLKAGVLKKQPIRDAVAATSVGIVKGVPVLDLCYEEDSAADVDMNLVMTGSGKFIELQATAEQIPFDDPQLADLITLARNGISELIGLQHEALSRHL from the coding sequence GTGACGCGCCTCGACGGACGGCAGGCCGCTCAATTGCGGCCGGTGAAGCTGACAACCGACTATCTGCTGACGGCGGAAGGTTCGGTGGTCATTGAAGTAGGGCATACGCGGGTGTTGTGTGCGGCGACTCTTGAGGACGGTGTCCCCGGTTTCCTGCGCGGCAAGGGCAGTGGCTGGGTTACCGCCGAATATTCCATGCTGCCACGGGCCACCATCAGCCGTACTGCCCGCGAGGTTGTGAAGGGCCGCCAATCGGGCCGCACCCTCGAAATCCAGCGCCTCATCGGCCGTTCGCTGCGCGCTGTCATGGACATGAGTGCTCTCGGCGAAAGAACGTTGACACTCGATTGTGACGTTCTGCAGGCTGACGGGGGTACGCGCACCGCGGCAATTACTGGCGCCTATGTCGCGATGTCCATTGCCGTCGGCAAGCTGCTGAAGGCAGGCGTCTTGAAGAAGCAGCCCATCCGCGATGCGGTAGCCGCCACCAGCGTCGGCATTGTCAAAGGCGTGCCGGTTCTCGATCTGTGTTACGAAGAGGATTCCGCCGCCGACGTCGACATGAACCTGGTGATGACCGGGTCAGGCAAGTTCATCGAACTGCAGGCCACTGCCGAGCAGATTCCTTTTGACGACCCGCAACTTGCCGACTTGATCACTCTTGCCCGCAACGGAATTTCGGAACTGATCGGATTGCAGCATGAAGCTCTATCTCGCCACCTCTAA
- the hfq gene encoding RNA chaperone Hfq yields MEKLAQQQNIQEAFLNNARKDKTYLTIYLMSGVKLSGRIKSFDKYSVVLEANNQEQLIFKHAISTVVVSKTGHSVPHSNTNVSSPPPIPVESNGN; encoded by the coding sequence ATGGAAAAGCTGGCACAACAGCAAAATATACAAGAGGCTTTCCTCAATAACGCCCGCAAAGATAAGACTTACTTGACGATTTACCTGATGAGCGGGGTGAAGCTCTCAGGCCGGATCAAAAGCTTTGACAAATACTCTGTGGTGCTTGAGGCGAACAACCAGGAACAATTGATTTTCAAGCATGCGATTTCGACAGTAGTGGTGTCTAAGACTGGGCATTCTGTGCCTCATTCCAACACCAATGTGAGCAGTCCCCCGCCCATTCCGGTGGAATCAAACGGAAACTAA
- a CDS encoding NUDIX hydrolase produces MKLVSSEEKYHCSLFNVTEDVAKDPDGFEIKRAIVHHPGSAVILVVDGKKRVLLVRQFRLPAGKSLWELPAGKIDAGENALQAAKRELMEETGYKAKSWTKLASYYASPGFLAEKMNLYLATDLKAGVATPMEDERIEAKWFSSKEMDELIRTLKIEDGKTLIGYLAWKRFHATKR; encoded by the coding sequence ATGAAATTAGTCTCTTCAGAAGAGAAATATCACTGTAGCCTCTTCAATGTGACAGAAGACGTTGCCAAGGACCCAGACGGTTTCGAAATCAAACGGGCAATTGTGCACCATCCCGGTTCTGCAGTCATCCTCGTGGTCGACGGGAAGAAGCGGGTTCTACTAGTACGTCAGTTTCGTCTCCCCGCAGGCAAAAGCCTTTGGGAACTCCCTGCGGGTAAGATTGATGCCGGAGAGAACGCGTTACAGGCGGCCAAACGCGAGTTGATGGAGGAGACGGGGTATAAAGCGAAATCGTGGACAAAGCTCGCGTCCTATTACGCGAGCCCCGGGTTTCTAGCCGAGAAGATGAATCTCTATCTGGCCACCGATCTCAAGGCCGGCGTCGCCACTCCGATGGAGGATGAGCGGATCGAAGCCAAATGGTTCAGCTCGAAGGAAATGGATGAGCTCATCCGCACACTCAAGATTGAGGATGGCAAGACGCTCATCGGGTATCTGGCCTGGAAGCGTTTTCACGCAACCAAGCGCTAA
- the hflX gene encoding GTPase HflX, translating into MSEIVILAGAHLRKQKDSSNPLTELSVEESLNELHALAESAGAQVAGRLTQTREQADRTTLIGAGKVAELLAFAEGVNAHTVIFDGELTPTQQRNLERELGRKVVDRTQLILDLFAARARTREGKLQVELAQLNYLMPRLAGRGVMMTRQGGGIGTRGPGETQLESDRRKINGRIKNIKQDLSKVRSGRGIQRKQRQSVPLETVALVGYTNAGKSTLFNRLTNAAVLADAKMFATLDPTVRHIVLPSKRKILLSDTVGFIRRLPTTLVESFRATLEEVVEAKLLLHVVDASSPHATSYVEHVHHVLKEIGAEGTRQILVLNKADLVKDASEQVAQGRRVLQDANAEVIAVSAWDGSGIEKLLAAMDREMQMDPVEWMRLRIPASEGGPLHLVHERTKVLSKQEVDEWVEFEVEVPASVRGRLVQFELIS; encoded by the coding sequence TTGAGCGAGATTGTAATTCTTGCCGGCGCTCACTTGCGCAAGCAGAAAGATTCTTCGAATCCTCTGACGGAACTCTCCGTTGAGGAATCGTTGAATGAGCTGCATGCACTTGCCGAGAGCGCAGGGGCACAGGTGGCAGGCCGGCTCACACAAACACGGGAGCAGGCCGACCGCACCACTTTGATTGGCGCCGGTAAGGTGGCCGAGCTTCTGGCTTTTGCCGAAGGTGTGAATGCTCACACTGTCATTTTCGACGGCGAACTGACACCTACCCAACAAAGAAATCTAGAGCGCGAACTGGGGCGAAAAGTAGTAGATCGCACTCAGTTAATTCTCGACCTCTTTGCGGCGCGCGCCCGGACGCGCGAAGGCAAGTTACAGGTGGAGCTGGCGCAGCTCAATTACCTGATGCCGCGCCTTGCGGGCCGTGGTGTCATGATGACCCGGCAGGGCGGCGGGATCGGAACCCGCGGTCCAGGTGAGACGCAGCTCGAAAGCGATCGCCGCAAGATCAACGGGCGCATCAAGAACATCAAGCAGGATCTCTCGAAGGTCCGTAGCGGGCGCGGCATCCAACGCAAGCAGCGCCAGAGCGTGCCGCTTGAGACCGTGGCCCTGGTGGGCTACACGAACGCAGGCAAGAGCACTCTCTTCAATCGCCTGACGAACGCTGCTGTGCTGGCGGACGCGAAAATGTTTGCCACCCTCGACCCAACGGTTCGCCACATTGTTCTGCCTTCCAAACGGAAGATCCTGTTGAGCGACACCGTCGGCTTCATCCGCCGCCTGCCCACCACGCTGGTGGAATCCTTCCGCGCGACACTCGAAGAAGTGGTGGAAGCAAAGTTACTGCTGCATGTCGTTGATGCTTCGAGTCCGCACGCCACTTCTTATGTGGAGCACGTGCATCATGTGCTGAAAGAGATTGGTGCTGAAGGCACACGGCAGATCTTGGTGTTGAACAAAGCCGATCTGGTGAAGGATGCTTCTGAGCAAGTGGCGCAAGGGCGCCGCGTGTTGCAGGACGCCAACGCCGAGGTGATCGCCGTAAGTGCCTGGGATGGTTCTGGAATCGAAAAGCTGCTTGCCGCGATGGATCGCGAGATGCAGATGGACCCTGTCGAGTGGATGCGTTTGCGCATCCCAGCCAGCGAAGGTGGCCCTCTCCATCTCGTGCATGAACGTACCAAGGTTCTCTCCAAGCAGGAGGTTGACGAGTGGGTTGAGTTTGAAGTGGAAGTTCCAGCGAGCGTGCGCGGCCGCCTGGTCCAATTCGAATTGATATCCTGA
- the pgsA gene encoding CDP-diacylglycerol--glycerol-3-phosphate 3-phosphatidyltransferase, with amino-acid sequence MNLPNLLTLARIFFVPLVVAALVQERRVYVVDLPGLSFEMGNEMLALAIFLVAALTDMLDGYLARKWRQITTLGMLLDPIADKLLISASLIALVEVKAVPAWMVILIIGRDFAISGLRSIALSEGYLIPASDLGKSKMVLQVAGVGLAMAGLRSPEFHNAGILAMWAAVIFTIVSAIDYARQFWRQIDISTKRRRRRELLLLERTRRRSTRGTVTGG; translated from the coding sequence TTGAATCTGCCTAACCTATTAACGCTGGCCCGGATCTTCTTTGTGCCACTGGTGGTTGCTGCCCTGGTCCAGGAGCGCCGTGTCTATGTCGTCGACTTACCCGGCCTCAGCTTTGAGATGGGGAATGAGATGCTGGCGCTGGCGATCTTTCTCGTGGCGGCCCTCACCGATATGCTCGATGGCTATCTGGCACGCAAGTGGCGTCAGATCACCACCCTTGGCATGTTGCTTGATCCTATCGCGGATAAGCTACTCATTTCTGCCTCGCTCATCGCGTTGGTGGAGGTGAAAGCGGTTCCTGCCTGGATGGTGATTCTGATCATTGGCCGCGACTTTGCGATCAGTGGCTTGCGCAGCATTGCGCTCAGCGAGGGATATCTGATCCCGGCAAGCGATCTTGGAAAGTCGAAGATGGTGCTGCAGGTTGCTGGCGTGGGTCTTGCGATGGCGGGCCTTCGCTCCCCGGAATTCCACAATGCGGGGATCCTGGCCATGTGGGCTGCGGTCATCTTCACGATCGTCTCGGCCATCGACTATGCGCGCCAGTTCTGGCGGCAGATCGATATCAGCACAAAACGCCGGAGACGGCGTGAATTGCTGCTCTTAGAACGAACCCGGCGCAGAAGCACCCGGGGAACCGTTACCGGTGGTTGA
- the polX gene encoding DNA polymerase/3'-5' exonuclease PolX, protein MDNIHIAKLLDETADLMEIAAEDGFRIRSYRNAAKAIEGYPDSVLAILADTTRKVTDIPGIGKGIAAVLAEIAARGSFERRDEMLEKYPPTSLELLKIQGLGPKSIAVLIEQFRVSTIDDLERICREQKLRDLPRMGAKLEEKILKSIAQYRRSAGRFLIDFATETANEVKDLFASIPGITSISPAGSVRRGKETIGDVDILVAGENALESLEVFARWGKVDELLAKGENKASARVGVEGIQVDVRALPESSFGAAMQYFTGSKEHNVNLRTRAIRLGYTLNEYSLSRESNGEVIASATEAEIYQALGLAYIPPELRENTGEIEAAEKNTLPVLLEVHDIRGDLHMHTRESDGRGTLEEMAQAAKAYGHEYIVITDHSKALAMANGLDEKRAIDFARMVRGIEIEEFGLKVFSGLECDILKNGKMDLENEALAALDFVVASVHSHMNLDEQAMTDRLLAALENPYIHTIGHPTGRVLLHRDAYHYAFEKVAAKAAEKGVYLEINASPERLDLHAALIRAAKSRGCRFTISTDAHHVRSFQNMKYGVQMARRGWLEKADVINTQARADFEKTIRQARAARLA, encoded by the coding sequence ATGGACAACATCCACATCGCCAAGCTCCTTGATGAGACCGCCGACCTGATGGAGATCGCCGCAGAAGATGGCTTCCGGATCCGGAGTTATCGCAATGCCGCAAAGGCGATTGAAGGGTATCCCGATTCCGTCCTCGCGATTCTGGCGGACACAACACGCAAGGTAACCGACATTCCTGGCATTGGAAAAGGCATCGCCGCGGTGCTCGCCGAGATCGCAGCCCGAGGCAGCTTTGAACGCCGCGACGAAATGCTGGAGAAGTACCCGCCGACTTCCCTCGAATTGCTGAAAATTCAGGGGCTCGGGCCGAAGAGTATTGCCGTGCTGATCGAGCAGTTCCGGGTGTCGACCATCGACGATCTCGAACGCATTTGCCGTGAACAAAAGCTGCGTGATCTTCCCCGCATGGGAGCAAAACTCGAGGAGAAGATTCTCAAGTCGATTGCGCAGTACCGGCGCAGCGCCGGGCGCTTCCTCATCGACTTCGCCACGGAGACGGCAAATGAAGTGAAGGATCTCTTTGCGAGTATTCCCGGCATTACCAGCATCAGCCCAGCGGGCAGTGTACGGCGGGGCAAGGAAACCATCGGCGACGTCGACATCCTGGTAGCAGGCGAGAATGCACTCGAGTCGCTGGAAGTGTTTGCCAGATGGGGCAAGGTGGATGAGCTGCTGGCGAAGGGCGAAAACAAGGCCTCGGCACGAGTCGGAGTGGAAGGCATCCAGGTGGACGTGCGGGCGCTGCCCGAGTCGAGCTTCGGCGCGGCGATGCAGTACTTCACCGGCTCCAAGGAGCACAACGTTAACCTCAGAACGAGAGCGATTCGCTTGGGCTACACGCTCAATGAGTATTCCCTGTCGAGAGAGAGCAATGGAGAGGTGATTGCGAGCGCAACGGAAGCGGAGATCTACCAGGCGCTGGGGCTCGCCTACATTCCACCGGAATTGCGAGAGAACACAGGCGAGATCGAGGCGGCCGAAAAGAACACGTTACCTGTATTGCTCGAAGTGCATGACATCCGTGGCGACCTGCATATGCACACGCGCGAGTCTGACGGACGCGGCACGCTCGAGGAGATGGCCCAGGCAGCCAAGGCCTACGGGCACGAGTACATCGTCATCACAGACCACTCGAAGGCCCTGGCGATGGCAAACGGACTCGATGAGAAGCGAGCGATCGATTTTGCGCGGATGGTGCGCGGCATTGAGATTGAAGAGTTCGGACTCAAGGTATTTTCAGGTCTGGAGTGCGACATCTTGAAAAACGGCAAGATGGACCTCGAGAACGAGGCGCTCGCCGCACTCGACTTCGTCGTCGCCAGTGTTCATAGCCACATGAATCTCGATGAACAGGCGATGACAGACCGGCTGCTGGCGGCGCTCGAGAACCCCTACATCCATACAATTGGCCACCCGACCGGGCGCGTGCTGCTGCATCGCGATGCCTATCACTATGCCTTTGAGAAGGTGGCGGCCAAGGCGGCCGAGAAGGGCGTTTACCTCGAAATCAACGCCAGCCCGGAGCGCCTCGATCTGCATGCAGCGCTGATCCGTGCGGCGAAATCGCGCGGCTGCCGCTTCACCATCTCAACCGATGCGCATCACGTCCGGAGCTTCCAGAACATGAAGTATGGCGTACAGATGGCGCGCCGGGGTTGGCTGGAGAAAGCAGACGTCATCAATACGCAAGCCCGGGCCGACTTTGAGAAGACTATTCGCCAAGCCCGGGCGGCCAGGCTAGCCTAG
- a CDS encoding transglutaminaseTgpA domain-containing protein — MPWKTPSSALPRIQEFAIYVLIAGTLSLVSMTDGLPWPTLALCILVALARLAGFTLSTNGGCALLVAVAAGAPVYWFFFRSFAALNVKDFLLAILMVFLLSAQTGRDFAAVSSYCIWIMMASLFPSSGPQQWFILAGLFAWFLLVQSLNELRRNREANPEWLGLDGWALMRPLASFGVLMIIGISVFSIALYLLLPRNPIAAFQFDFQPFRRLVGFSGSVRLGEIGKLQDDRTPAFRVRFLQGTVPAVLRWRGVALGDFNGTTWSNASEQWSESPQYGKTTIASDEQRRRPGERLFFEVQTLAAMDRVLFSAGVPEYVYLPEGRLRTNGESTLRQISLESKLPAYSLSGWMSPERHATSSDLIATLSPERRTRYTKLPVVHPKIRELAQLSVGGKQSPYQAAVQIENYLRNSFGYTLESGIGSTDPLYDFLFNTRAGHCEYFASAMAVMLRTLHIPARVVTGFYSRLPDPIGPWYVIRSSSAHSWVEVWIDGKGWVVFDPTPVGSNEPRISATLQWLLKMQDRFVVMSEEWMGGAAGLKRPTLPQFQADWRWALLALLPLLWFLKPAKGSPTNEATVLYRRYLNAAKAKQAPGQTAREVGRNEIVELYERARFAQDPQALSRLKRLVAEFVEKRV; from the coding sequence GTGCCTTGGAAAACTCCCTCTAGCGCGCTGCCGCGCATCCAGGAATTCGCGATCTACGTGCTCATTGCGGGCACGCTTTCGCTGGTCTCGATGACGGACGGCCTCCCCTGGCCCACGCTCGCGCTTTGCATCCTGGTGGCGCTAGCGCGCCTGGCAGGCTTTACGCTGTCCACCAACGGAGGCTGTGCGCTGCTGGTAGCCGTCGCGGCAGGCGCGCCGGTCTACTGGTTCTTTTTCCGCTCTTTTGCCGCCCTGAATGTCAAAGACTTTCTACTCGCCATCCTGATGGTCTTTCTGCTCAGCGCGCAGACCGGCCGTGACTTTGCGGCGGTCTCCAGCTATTGCATCTGGATCATGATGGCGTCGCTGTTTCCCTCAAGCGGCCCGCAACAGTGGTTTATCCTCGCCGGGCTCTTTGCCTGGTTTCTCTTGGTGCAATCGCTCAATGAGCTCCGGCGCAACCGGGAGGCGAATCCGGAATGGCTCGGCCTCGACGGTTGGGCCCTGATGCGCCCACTGGCGAGTTTTGGCGTTTTGATGATCATCGGAATCTCGGTATTCTCGATTGCTTTATACCTGCTGCTGCCGCGCAATCCGATCGCCGCCTTCCAGTTCGATTTCCAACCCTTCCGCCGTCTGGTCGGATTCTCCGGTTCGGTGCGGCTCGGGGAAATCGGCAAGCTGCAAGATGACCGCACGCCAGCCTTTCGCGTGCGCTTTTTACAGGGCACCGTGCCTGCAGTGCTTCGCTGGCGCGGGGTGGCGCTCGGCGACTTCAATGGCACCACCTGGTCGAACGCCTCGGAGCAGTGGAGCGAATCCCCGCAGTACGGCAAAACAACCATCGCAAGCGATGAGCAGCGGCGGCGTCCGGGCGAGCGCCTCTTTTTTGAAGTGCAAACGCTGGCCGCCATGGACCGTGTCCTGTTCAGCGCCGGTGTCCCCGAGTATGTTTATTTGCCGGAAGGCCGTTTGCGCACCAATGGCGAATCGACGCTCCGGCAGATCTCACTCGAGTCCAAACTGCCCGCCTATTCGCTTTCCGGTTGGATGAGCCCCGAGCGCCACGCGACATCCTCCGATCTGATTGCCACGCTCAGCCCGGAACGCCGGACCCGCTATACCAAGCTCCCTGTGGTCCATCCGAAGATCCGCGAGTTAGCGCAGCTCTCCGTCGGTGGAAAGCAATCTCCGTATCAGGCCGCGGTGCAGATCGAGAACTACCTGCGAAACAGCTTTGGCTATACGCTCGAATCGGGAATCGGGAGCACCGATCCGCTCTATGACTTTCTATTCAACACCCGGGCCGGACATTGTGAATACTTTGCCAGCGCGATGGCCGTGATGCTGCGCACGCTACACATTCCGGCGCGGGTGGTGACTGGTTTCTATTCCCGATTGCCCGATCCGATTGGCCCCTGGTACGTCATTCGAAGCTCGAGCGCCCATAGCTGGGTGGAGGTCTGGATCGACGGCAAGGGCTGGGTGGTATTCGATCCCACCCCGGTAGGCAGCAATGAGCCGCGCATCTCAGCGACGCTGCAGTGGCTGCTGAAGATGCAGGATCGCTTTGTGGTGATGAGCGAGGAATGGATGGGCGGAGCCGCCGGATTGAAACGCCCGACGCTCCCGCAATTCCAGGCGGATTGGCGTTGGGCGTTGTTGGCCCTGCTCCCCCTGCTGTGGTTCCTGAAGCCAGCGAAAGGCAGCCCCACGAATGAGGCAACGGTGCTCTATCGCCGCTACCTCAACGCCGCCAAGGCGAAGCAAGCCCCCGGCCAGACGGCGCGCGAAGTGGGCCGTAACGAAATTGTCGAGCTCTACGAGCGGGCCCGTTTCGCCCAAGACCCGCAGGCGCTATCGAGGCTCAAGCGGCTTGTAGCGGAGTTCGTCGAGAAGCGCGTGTAG
- the rdgB gene encoding RdgB/HAM1 family non-canonical purine NTP pyrophosphatase — protein MKLYLATSNPGKIREFTGIDVEMMPGLKALPLAPETGDTFEANAIEKALYYGAHVDGWLIAEDSGLEIDVLGGAPGVHSARWAGDDEANNQKLVREMAGQPLRTARYVCVIALVHGTTVLGTFRGTVEGEILDAPRGEGGFGYDPYFLYPPFGQTFAEIPKERKSEVSHRGAAIRLLSAWLRENASRPDTR, from the coding sequence ATGAAGCTCTATCTCGCCACCTCTAACCCGGGCAAGATCCGGGAGTTCACTGGCATCGATGTCGAAATGATGCCCGGTCTGAAGGCCCTGCCGCTAGCCCCTGAGACCGGCGACACCTTTGAGGCGAATGCGATCGAGAAGGCGCTGTACTACGGCGCTCACGTCGATGGCTGGCTGATCGCCGAAGATTCCGGTCTTGAAATCGATGTGCTGGGTGGCGCTCCCGGCGTCCATTCGGCACGTTGGGCGGGCGATGATGAGGCGAACAACCAGAAGTTGGTCCGCGAGATGGCCGGGCAACCCCTACGGACGGCCCGCTACGTCTGTGTCATTGCGCTGGTGCACGGCACTACGGTGCTGGGGACTTTCCGGGGCACTGTCGAAGGCGAAATCCTCGACGCCCCTCGCGGGGAAGGTGGATTCGGCTATGATCCGTACTTTCTCTACCCGCCCTTTGGTCAGACTTTTGCCGAGATCCCGAAGGAACGAAAGTCGGAAGTGAGCCATCGCGGCGCCGCAATCCGCTTGCTTAGCGCTTGGTTGCGTGAAAACGCTTCCAGGCCAGATACCCGATGA